The following proteins are co-located in the Apium graveolens cultivar Ventura chromosome 5, ASM990537v1, whole genome shotgun sequence genome:
- the LOC141661227 gene encoding uncharacterized protein LOC141661227 — protein MRFGIPVVLVSDNGPQFVGSDFEVYLKELGIKHKRAYVVHPQGNGQLEVTNRTILRGLEKRLEESNKIWPDELPKVLWSYMTTPRTGTRETPFKLAYGTEARIPIETWSPSHRVTNFDEVSNIESLKTNLELLDKVRDRDVDQMESFKEKTKLYFVKNAKIGEYEMGNLVLRHTEASDPTNQGKL, from the coding sequence ATGCGATTCGGGATCCCGGTGGTTTTAGTCTCTGACAATGGCCCACAGTTCGTTGGATCTGACTTTGAAGTGTATTTGAAAGAACTCGGGATCAAGCACAAAAGGGCATATGTGGTACACCCTCAAGGAAATGGACAACTTGAGGTGACCAACAGGACCATACTCCGGGGCCTGGAGAAAAGGTTGGAAGAATCCAATAAAATTTGGCCAGATGAGCTCCCGAAAGTCCTGTGGTCCTACATGACCACCCCCAGGACAGGAACCAGAGAGACCCCCTTCAAGCTTGCCTATGGCACCGAAGCCCGAATACCGATCGAAACCTGGTCCCCCTCCCACAGGGTTACCAACTTTGATGAAGTCTCAAATATTGAAAGCCTCAAAACCAACCTGGAGCTCCTGGACAAAGTAAGAGATCGGGATGTAGATCAGATGGAAAGCTTTAAAGAAAAGACAAAGCTCTACTTCGTAAAGAACGCAAAGATCGGAGAGTATGAAATGGGAAATTTGGTACTTCGGCACACCGAGGCTTCAGACCCAACCAATCAAGGGAAGCTGTAA
- the LOC141662104 gene encoding heat stress transcription factor A-2e-like codes for MEGATSEQAEANEWCNNKSITLAGDGRGWERSERRLITTNRRGLKVPPFLNKVYELVNDPKTDDIVSWTSDGTTFTVWDHHMFTKNILPAYFRHDNFSSFVYQLNNYGFKKTSWDTWEYENKWFQQGKDYLLVNIRRKNQLSYVAKRNRVVGLNSDNLVCEAPLESENSENNQVKLEVQKLVKKQESMEKELGTVKGQIESLFKQQKIVISMFSALLPKFSQHLHQNVIEQGVIEEAEVEKETVERVKNGNGMELVVADHYTGQQNGLFDTCNLMENTENLCFLEKLMAIDENQELQGELANQQSNILMELEGLMTQAELGGYIEFMSQEEFEETKPAI; via the exons ATGGAGGGTGCAACAAGTGAACAAGCTGAGGCAAATGAATGGTGTAACAACAAAAGCATTACTCTTGCTGGTGATGGTCGTGGTTGGGAACGCAGTGAGAGAAGGCTGATCACAACAAATCGAAGAGGGTTGAAGGTTCCACCGTTCTTGAACAAGGTGTATGAACTGGTGAATGATCCGAAAACAGATGATATAGTATCTTGGACTTCTGATGGCACTACTTTCACTGTTTGGGATCACCACATGTTCACTAAAAACATTCTTCCTGCATACTTCAGACATGACAATTTCTCTAGCTTTGTTTATCAACTCAACAACTAT GGTTTCAAAAAGACAAGCTGGGATACCTGGGAGTACGAAAACAAATGGTTTCAACAAGGAAAAGATTATCTTCTTGTGAACATCAGGAGGAAAAACCAACTTTCCTATGTCGCGAAAAGAAACAGGGTAGTAGGCCTGAACTCGGATAACTTAGTTTGTGAAGCACCATTAGAATCAGAAAACTCAGAAAACAACCAAGTGAAACTGGAGGTACAGAAACTTGTCAAGAAACAGGAAAGTATGGAGAAAGAATTGGGAACCGTTAAAGGTCAGATAGAAAGCCTATTCAAGCAACAGAAGATTGTTATCTCGATGTTCAGTGCATTACTTCCAAAATTTAGTCAGCACTTGCACCAGAATGTGATTGAACAAGGGGTGATCGAAGAGGCTGAGGTAGAGAAAGAAACAGTAGAAAGGGTCAAAAATGGAAATGGAATGGAACTTGTTGTAGCTGATCATTATACTGGTCAACAAAACGGCTTGTTTGACACTTGCAATCTCATGGAAAATACAGAAAATCTTTGCTTTTTGGAGAAGCTAATGGCAATTGATGAGAATCAGGAATTACAAGGAGAGCTAGCAAATCAACAGTCCAACATTTTGATGGAGTTGGAAGGTCTGATGACTCAAGCTGAATTAGGAGGATACATAGAGTTTATGTCTCAAGAGGAGTTTGAAGAAACAAAGCCTGCAATTTAA
- the LOC141659385 gene encoding uncharacterized protein LOC141659385 — translation MFGVDVSKYAHSAVHKAVVTKDYAALRKIIAGLPQLCDPAEITSESVSVAEEAKADAISTVIDSRNVPNRETPLHLAVKLGDETATEMLMLAGADWSLQNDKGWSALQEAICKREERIARIIVKHYQPIAWAKWCRRLPRLVSTMRRMRDFYMEITFQFESSVIPFISRIAPSDTYKIWKRGANLRADMTLAGFDGFKIQRSDQSIVFLGDGSEDGKVPPGSLCMITHKDKEVMNALDGAGAPASDLEVQQEVTAMSQTNIFRPGIDVTQAVLLPQMTWRRQEKSEMVGQWKAKVYDMHNVVVSIKSRRVPGAMTDDELFSSSNENENEVESGSEELNDILTEEERRQLEAALKLDSSELNNENNGLIRHRHSCYEQGEMPIDDLSNFRNGEMKQEKKGWFDGWKKRDSKQEGQKKGVPPRGSLCVEDKVSDLLGDSPSQTQSTPGRHSMEIVIKGDEQRKGKDSKASSSNTGGGSRQKDGARENEYKKGLRPVLWLSPSFPLKTEELLPLLDILANKVKAVRRLRELLTTKLPLGTFPVKVAIPVIPTIRVLVTFTKFEELQALDEFSTPPSSPTAQSRETPTMNQSSNSSWFQWIKTPYNRASSSTSSRNDNVQDPFAIPSDYTWVTAEAKKKKMQEKSKSKKGRNQNQNQ, via the exons ATGTTTGGAGTTGATGTTTCTAAATATGCACATAGTGCTGTTCATAAGGCTGTGGTGACAAAAGATTATGCTGCTCTGAGGAAAATAATTGCGGGACTTCCGCAGCTTTGTGACCCTGCTGAAATTACAAGTGAATCAGTTTCGGTGGCCGAGGAAGCGAAGGCTGATGCCATATCTACTGTAATTGATAGTAGAAATGTTCCGAATAGAGAAACACCTCTTCACCTTGCTGTTAAGTTGGGTGATGAGACGGCGACAGAAATGCTTATGCTCGCAGGTGCGGATTGGAGCTTGCAGAATGATAAGGGGTGGAGTGCACTCCAGGAAGCGATATGTAAGAGAGAAGAAAGAATTGCTAGGATTATAGTTAAGCATTACCAGCCAATAGCATGGGCAAAATGGTGTAGAAGGTTGCCTAGGTTGGTCTCGACAATGAGAAGGATGAGAGATTTCTACATGGAAATTACGTTTCAGTTTGAAAGCTCTGTTATTCCTTTCATTTCAAGAATTGCTCCTTCAGACACCTACAAAATTTGGAAAAGGGGTGCAAATCTGAGAGCTGACATGACTTTGGCAGGATTTGATGGCTTTAAAATTCAGCGTTCAGATCAGAGTATCGTGTTTCTTGGTGACGGTTCCGAGGATGGGAAGGTACCTCCTGGTTCACTTTGTATGATCACTCACAAAGATAAAGAAGTGATGAATGCCTTGGATGGTGCTGGAGCTCCAGCATCTGATTTAGAGGTGCAACAAGAAGTGACAGCAATGTCTCAGACTAATATATTCAGACCAGGCATTGATGTGACTCAGGCAGTTCTTTTACCTCAGATGACATGGAGGCGGCAGGAGAAATCTGAAATGGTTGGTCAATGGAAGGCCAAAGTATATGATATGCATAACGTGGTGGTAAGTATTAAATCGAGGAGGGTTCCAGGAGCCATGACAGATGATGAGTTGTTCTCATCTAGTAATGAAAATGAAAATGAGGTTGAATCAGGGAGTGAGGAACTAAATGATATCCTAACAGAAGAGGAAAGAAGGCAATTAGAGGCTGCACTTAAGTTAGATTCTTCTGAATTAAACAATGAAAACAATGGTTTGATAAGGCACCGCCACAGTTGTTACGAGCAAGGGGAGATGCCCATTGATGACCTAAGTAATTTCAGAAATGGTGAaatgaagcaagaaaagaagggGTGGTTTGATGGATGGAAGAAACGAGACAGCAAACAAGAAGGGCAGAAAAAAGGTGTTCCTCCAAGAGGCTCTCTTTGTGTGGAAGATAAGGTGAGTGATCTCCTTGGGGATTCACCTTCACAAACTCAGAGTACGCCTGGAAGGCATTCCATGGAGATAGTTATTAAGGGGGATGAACAGCGCAAAGGCAAGGATTCCAAAGCATCTTCATCCAATACGGGGGGAGGAAGTCGGCAAAAGGACGGAGCACGTGAGAATGAGTACAAGAAAGGTTTGAGGCCTGTTCTTTGGCTTTCGCCTAGTTTCCCTTTAAAAACCGAAGAGCTGCTTCCATTACTTGACATACTAGCAAACAAAGTTAAGGCTGTTCGGCGCTTAAGAGAATTGCTCACAACAAAACTTCCATTGGGCACCTTTCCTGTCAAG GTTGCTATACCAGTGATTCCCACCATCAGAGTGTTGGTGACTTTCACGAAGTTTGAAGAATTGCAAGCACTAGACGAGTTCTCAACCCCACCTTCAAGTCCAACTGCTCAAAGCCGAGAAACACCAACAATGAATCAATCATCCAATTCATCTTGGTTTCAGTGGATAAAAACACCTTACAACCGAGCAAGTTCCTCCACAAGTAGTAGGAATGATAATGTTCAAGATCCATTTGCTATTCCTTCCGATTACACCTGGGTTACAGCAGAAGCCAAGAAAAAGAAAATGCAGGAGAAGAGCAAATCCAAGAAAGGTAGAAATCAGAATCAAAACCAGTAG